A stretch of the Triplophysa dalaica isolate WHDGS20190420 chromosome 19, ASM1584641v1, whole genome shotgun sequence genome encodes the following:
- the grp gene encoding gastrin-releasing peptide isoform X2, whose translation MGKKSTDEQRRLEDPGGDVERFVDQHDMDPLFLSALEALVRGRTEQRSAQGSARETGASQLLLRLLATARQWEEDQEIDRQLKQEEQLFLQAFGIKP comes from the exons ATGGGCAAGAAAAGTACAGATGAGCAACGCAGACTCGAGGACCCAGGCGGCGATGTCGAGAGGTTTGTAGACCAGCACGACATGGATCCTCTTTTCCTGAGCGCCCTGGAAGCGCTCGTAAGAGGACGGACGGAACAGAGGAGCGCGCAAGGGAGCGCGCGGGAGACTGGCGCGTCACAGCTGCTCCTTCGGCTGCTGGCAACTGCACGTCAGTGGGAGGAAGATCAAGAGATAGACAGACAACTTAAACAG GAGGAGCAGTTATTTTTACAAGCTTTCGGTATTAAACCTTGA
- the grp gene encoding gastrin-releasing peptide isoform X1 — translation MSVMCVVWRYRLAVSILLVLVVCGAYASDGAQPIGKVFSRGNHWAVGHLMGKKSTDEQRRLEDPGGDVERFVDQHDMDPLFLSALEALVRGRTEQRSAQGSARETGASQLLLRLLATARQWEEDQEIDRQLKQEEQLFLQAFGIKP, via the exons ATGAGCGTTATGTGCGTCGTATGGAGATACAGATTAGCCGtatcaattcttttggttttGGTAGTCTGTGGTGCGTATGCGTCAGATGGTGCACAACCAATTGGAAAAGTTTTTTCACGCGGAAACCACTGGGCAGTAG GCCACTTAATGGGCAAGAAAAGTACAGATGAGCAACGCAGACTCGAGGACCCAGGCGGCGATGTCGAGAGGTTTGTAGACCAGCACGACATGGATCCTCTTTTCCTGAGCGCCCTGGAAGCGCTCGTAAGAGGACGGACGGAACAGAGGAGCGCGCAAGGGAGCGCGCGGGAGACTGGCGCGTCACAGCTGCTCCTTCGGCTGCTGGCAACTGCACGTCAGTGGGAGGAAGATCAAGAGATAGACAGACAACTTAAACAG GAGGAGCAGTTATTTTTACAAGCTTTCGGTATTAAACCTTGA